From Phragmites australis chromosome 5, lpPhrAust1.1, whole genome shotgun sequence, a single genomic window includes:
- the LOC133920106 gene encoding heavy metal-associated isoprenylated plant protein 3-like: MGKKSGRGGEKKGEESAKAKAFLLKVAMHCHCNGCIGKIRAAVQDITLLPGIEAVEQSALESKGEVKLVATADPEKLRQRLRKATHKNVDLILPKETKADKANKDDAAAAAQALLVNSLQQAQYGQGAWANQLLTAGGGGGWNTHQGSYGYGAAGVAQAYPWAAQQPDPYAAAYPAAAGAWGAYAYPPAQGHGAYGGGAWYGHGY, encoded by the exons ATGGGGAAGAAGAGCGGCCGCGGCGGGGAGAAGAAGGGCGAGGAGAGCGCCAAGGCGAAGGCCTTCCTGCTCAAGGTGGCCATGCACTGCCACTGCAACGGATGCATCGGCAAGATCCGCGCCGCCGTCCAGGACATCACCCTCCTTCCTG GAATTGAAGCGGTGGAGCAGTCGGCGTTGGAGAGCAAGGGCGAGGTGAAGCTGGTGGCCACGGCGGACCCTGAGAAGCTCCGGCAGCGCCTGCGCAAGGCCACCCACAAGAACGTCGACCTCATCCTGCCCAAGGAGACCAAGGCAGACAAGGCGAACAAGGACGACGCAGCAGCCGCGGCGCAGGCGCTGCTCGTCAACAGCCTGCAACAAGCCCAGTACGGCCAGGGCGCGTGGGCGAACCAGCTGCTCAccgccggtggcggcggcggctggaaCACTCATCAGGGGAGCTACGGCTACGGCGCTGCGGGGGTCGCGCAGGCGTACCCGTGGGCCGCGCAGCAGCCGGACCCGTACGCGGCCGCGTACCCAGCAGCTGCTGGTGCCTGGGGCGCGTACGCGTATCCCCCAGCTCAGGGCCATGGCGCCTACGGCGGCGGCGCATGGTACGGCCATGGCTACTGA
- the LOC133917764 gene encoding heavy metal-associated isoprenylated plant protein 19-like, which produces MPKEQRKGTGSRTYVLKFDMHCQCNGCVKKINDGLKEISRSEGVKRADLLVETGEVKVIGSMDPEKLCCLLHEVTKKRVKIVTQSTLSEGRIATSQQTKNLFGQAPSDSFTPEAGEISSRWQNGLSSFPITPSAPPLPEAWSQTAPSERCWYRWSAPSSTLGMWVASDITGTLAMYEL; this is translated from the exons ATGCCAAAG GAACAACGCAAGGGCACTGGTTCAAGGACTTATGTTTTGAAGTTTGACATGCACTGCCAATGCAACGGTTGTGTCAAGAAGATCAACGATGGGTTAAAGGAGATTAGCCGTTCAGAAG GGGTAAAGAGAGCTGATCTTTTGGTAGAGACAGGAGAGGTGAAAGTGATCGGGAGCATGGACCCAGAGAAGCTCTGTTGTCTTTTGCATGAAGTAACAAAGAAGCGTGTGAAGATAGTTACCCAAAGCACCCTGTCTGAAGGACGCATTGCAACATCTCAGCAAACCAAGAACCTATTTGGTCAG GCGCCTTCTGATTCGTTTACGCCGGAGGCTGGGGAAATCTCAAGTAGATGGCAAAACGGCCTCAGCTCCTTCCCCATAACCCCAAGCGCGCCGCCGTTGCCGGAGGCTTGGAGCCAGACGGCGCCTTCAGAACGATGCTGGTATCGCTGGTCAGCGCCTTCCAGCACGCTTGGCATGTGGGTTGCGTCGGACATCACCGGGACACTGGCGATGTACGAGCTCTGA